A part of Desulfomicrobium baculatum DSM 4028 genomic DNA contains:
- a CDS encoding DUF5801 repeats-in-toxin domain-containing protein, which yields MAATTQESRQTLRSPEAGQSVVVTAIAGQDIVLDSAFDQAEPKVYDNSVVFEFANGGQVVIEFSDLPDGQVPNIILADGTVLNVQEFLASLGEGDVEPAAGPEGGATGSGGVGEYRDDAGNLIDGVDKLGGLDPRDFTAITVEALEADADVDVEDVNPLPSAGPAFGAADEDGLRISELTMTPFDGNDDERDGDHPAQFAYAEGTLNYDFGGDGPSATNPFVWSLGGLEALGVESRGHALQYEVVDGGTTLNAFYILGEYPSEGEYDSSVEFQESFRVDVFSLNVTDLAAGTYRFELYQPLDHSVSGTEDDIIYNFSFTLTDGSGDFVVGGLNMIVDDDSPVVTANASGLPELILDESPVGEGDGSGIAQSPQETSNFSIATAISLDGYFALGVNPDVENSETVPFVSINAVGNGQPDYYAFTVTEAGSTAVFDIDYGGNHGGSFDPYIHLWDSAGVRIASDDDQGGDPGSYSGLDSYLTYTFTAPGTYYISVGQFPGGSTPDNPIPVGGTYQLQVSLPNAITGEGHGDGIRVLSADFSGNFDFAYGADGPGIIDSVGYELSLSEESVSSGLFALGENGEPGAEIMLGMEVDGSIIGTVDGGTPFFRISVDGASGRVTFVQYENVWHAADDDHDDSVFLDLPEGTILLTAVATDGDGDTTSAFLDLSTGVFGIEDDGPTLNVEADGQAAGGLALNLDETVGDDRGADADGNTDDDGPGLARVVTSLEGGLTALFNLGGGYGTDGAGTTTGSLSFVGFPTTGGLETTLSSTAGGMITLFLESGAIVGRDADGGDPVLTIEIVESPADSGLYQLQTTLYEALDHGDDGNEFDSALDLLLADEGAIKLQYEVTRTDADGDSVTESAAVNLIDDATSVFSFDDDGPTLTVVAEVSEQEGAQLAMNLDETVGDDRGADADGNDDDASPALAQVTSSVSGGLTSLFAALGGDYGSDGAGTTTGSLSFVGFPTTGGLETTLSSTAGGMITLFLESGAIVGRDADGGDPVLTIEIVESPADSGLYQLQTTLYEALDHGDDGNEFDSALDLLLADEGAIKLQYEVTRTDADGDSVTESAAVNLIDDATSVFSFDDDGPTLTVVAEVSEQEGAQLAMNLDETVGDDRGADADGNDDDASPALAQVTSSVSGGLTSLFAALGGDYGSDGAGTTTGSLSFVGFPTTGGLETTLSSTAGGMITLFLESGAIVGRDADGGDPVLTIEIVESPADSGLYQLQTTLYEALDHGDDGNEFDSALDLLLADEGAIKLQYEVTRTDADGDSVTESAAVNLIDDATSVFSFDDDGPTLTVVAEVSEQEGAQLAMNLDETVGDDRGADADGNDDDASPALAQVTSSVSGGLTSLFAALGGDYGSDGAGTTTGSLSFVGFPTTGGLETTLSSTAGGMITLFLESGAIVGRDADGGDPVLTIEIVESPADSGLYQLQTTLYEALDHGDDGNEFDSALDLLLADEGAIKLQYEVTRTDADGDSVTESAAVNLIDDAASFFSFDDDGPSMVVGAIAESGLTLTTDDAQTIGADFDTDSVNFAAAIQSAVTPLYGSDGSGGTVISGFELAISGGGELDSGLNSNGLDIILSKDGDDVVGRTTAGEVFRISVDSTGTVVLKQSAEVDHIEGTPNDDLISLADSKVFLEATATVTDGDNDVATRTLSVDLGGNIRFVDDVPSAENDSVSAAENWTGAKTYNLMLIVDRSGSINQTEMQAAVVAMNSLLDKYAEVALGGEAGVQVQVVTFAVDGTLVHGSPVSIAEAKAYLDILDNSGGSGNTNYDAAVAAATPAIDGWPVATADHDNVVYFISDGAPTVGNGTVGLTNAEEAAWETTLESRGATSWAIGVGTSNAVDDDLADVAYPDGNVLLASNFNDSLLDALIGTVPVPTTVSGNVLDNDASGADGWNSPALVSASFGTDTHVFSSPTDSHTFDLGLVGSVLLRGDGSYIFTPAEDVQDDIFADLLYTVRDGDGDETGATLRLTTTDLSEVTAVGDTVTVIPSIPWDGNSAFTDNGSGVQEVYDIQSVPFEVDAGDSIYLTLEVSEFINPPNSGGQGTDRIKVDILDEFNTVRASVVLEYENNAWTATGDGVIGSSSLSGGIATLNLVIDGVPAGANLRVAIDVNNRTPGNEKLTVQATTLVVGEGAESSFWPSVGTAAMAVPITGDLFANDALGAEGASIMAVAVGGLVFTDDNSDGLIVATGSYGVVTVNTLTGAFEYAPNTTGSVPDLGDSDVFTYTVAQADGDSSMADLTINFAGAVGQTGTGNSETLVLSVDTGGSMSGLGGNDHLIGGEGDDSLYGGDGSDVLEGGLGNDYLGGGAGSDFLSGGAGSDTLVGGAGDDVMTGGAGQDVFRYMAGDLANAIDGDTITDFELGAGGDSLDLQALLTGATAGTLDQYLDFTVTNIAGGEATVEINVDPAGTGNHATTLATITVTGVGAGDTADSIIDTMINHNIDI from the coding sequence ATGGCTGCTACAACACAAGAATCCAGGCAGACGCTCAGGTCCCCCGAGGCCGGGCAGTCCGTAGTCGTCACCGCGATAGCGGGACAAGACATCGTGCTCGACTCCGCCTTTGATCAGGCCGAGCCGAAAGTGTATGACAACAGTGTTGTCTTCGAGTTTGCAAATGGCGGGCAGGTGGTCATCGAGTTCAGTGATCTCCCGGATGGCCAGGTCCCGAACATCATTTTGGCGGACGGCACGGTCCTCAATGTTCAGGAATTCCTAGCTTCCCTGGGTGAGGGAGATGTGGAGCCCGCAGCGGGCCCTGAAGGCGGCGCCACCGGAAGCGGCGGTGTCGGCGAGTACAGGGACGACGCGGGCAATCTTATCGATGGCGTGGACAAGCTGGGCGGCTTGGATCCGCGTGATTTCACCGCAATTACGGTGGAGGCCCTTGAGGCCGATGCCGATGTCGATGTCGAAGACGTCAATCCTCTGCCTTCGGCAGGACCGGCCTTCGGAGCCGCTGACGAAGACGGACTCCGCATCAGCGAACTGACCATGACCCCCTTTGACGGCAACGACGATGAAAGGGACGGCGATCATCCTGCCCAATTTGCGTATGCCGAAGGAACCCTCAATTATGATTTCGGAGGAGACGGCCCTTCCGCCACGAATCCGTTCGTGTGGAGCCTGGGCGGCCTTGAGGCGCTAGGTGTGGAATCACGCGGGCATGCCCTTCAGTATGAAGTCGTGGATGGCGGTACAACGCTGAACGCTTTTTATATCCTGGGGGAATATCCGTCCGAAGGAGAATACGATTCCAGCGTTGAATTCCAGGAATCCTTCAGGGTGGATGTATTCAGTCTGAACGTTACGGACCTGGCTGCCGGAACGTACAGATTCGAGCTTTATCAGCCCCTTGATCACTCCGTGTCCGGCACGGAAGATGACATCATCTACAATTTTTCCTTCACTCTGACCGATGGTTCCGGAGATTTCGTCGTAGGGGGCCTGAACATGATCGTCGATGACGATTCCCCTGTGGTCACGGCGAATGCCTCCGGCCTGCCTGAATTGATTCTCGACGAATCTCCTGTAGGCGAAGGCGATGGCTCCGGAATTGCCCAGAGCCCTCAGGAGACGTCCAATTTCAGCATCGCAACGGCCATCAGCCTGGACGGATATTTCGCGCTGGGCGTCAATCCTGATGTCGAAAATTCTGAAACCGTGCCCTTTGTATCCATCAATGCCGTCGGCAACGGCCAGCCGGATTATTACGCGTTCACGGTAACTGAAGCCGGCTCGACCGCTGTGTTCGATATTGATTACGGGGGGAATCACGGTGGCAGTTTTGATCCGTATATCCACTTATGGGATTCGGCGGGAGTCCGCATTGCGTCTGACGATGACCAGGGTGGTGATCCGGGAAGTTACAGTGGTCTTGACTCCTATCTGACGTATACATTCACGGCGCCCGGCACCTACTACATTTCGGTGGGACAGTTTCCAGGAGGCAGTACTCCGGATAACCCGATTCCGGTTGGTGGAACGTACCAGCTCCAGGTTTCCTTGCCCAACGCCATTACGGGAGAAGGGCATGGGGACGGAATACGCGTGTTGTCCGCCGATTTCTCCGGCAATTTTGACTTTGCCTACGGAGCTGACGGCCCCGGCATTATAGACAGCGTCGGTTATGAGTTGTCGCTTAGCGAAGAAAGCGTGTCTTCCGGGCTGTTCGCTCTGGGTGAAAACGGCGAGCCGGGCGCGGAGATCATGCTCGGGATGGAAGTGGACGGCTCCATCATCGGCACAGTTGATGGCGGAACTCCTTTCTTCCGCATCAGTGTGGATGGGGCGAGCGGAAGAGTCACTTTCGTGCAGTATGAAAACGTATGGCATGCCGCAGATGATGATCATGACGATTCCGTTTTCCTGGATCTTCCGGAAGGAACGATTCTCTTGACCGCCGTCGCAACAGATGGTGACGGGGATACGACCTCCGCATTTCTCGATTTGAGCACAGGCGTGTTTGGTATCGAGGATGACGGACCGACTCTCAATGTCGAGGCTGATGGCCAGGCAGCGGGCGGTTTGGCGTTGAACCTTGATGAGACCGTGGGTGATGATCGCGGGGCGGATGCCGACGGCAACACTGATGACGACGGCCCTGGGCTGGCTCGGGTCGTGACGTCTCTTGAAGGAGGTTTGACGGCGCTCTTTAATCTCGGAGGCGGCTACGGAACCGACGGAGCCGGCACGACCACGGGCTCTTTGAGCTTCGTGGGCTTTCCGACCACAGGAGGGCTGGAGACAACCCTGTCCTCGACTGCCGGCGGAATGATCACGCTGTTCCTTGAGAGCGGCGCGATTGTCGGACGTGACGCCGATGGCGGCGACCCGGTGCTGACGATCGAGATCGTGGAATCCCCTGCGGATTCCGGGCTTTACCAGCTGCAAACCACGCTTTACGAGGCGCTGGATCACGGCGATGACGGCAATGAGTTCGACTCCGCTCTGGACCTGCTCCTTGCTGACGAAGGCGCCATCAAGCTGCAGTACGAGGTGACCCGCACCGACGCCGACGGCGACAGCGTGACCGAAAGCGCGGCGGTGAACCTGATCGATGACGCCACTTCCGTTTTCAGCTTTGACGACGACGGCCCGACCCTGACGGTGGTGGCCGAGGTTTCGGAACAGGAAGGGGCGCAGCTTGCGATGAATCTTGACGAGACCGTGGGTGATGATCGTGGGGCGGATGCCGACGGAAACGATGACGATGCAAGTCCTGCCCTTGCACAGGTGACGAGCAGTGTGAGCGGAGGCCTGACGAGCCTGTTTGCCGCCCTCGGCGGCGACTACGGTTCCGACGGAGCCGGCACGACCACGGGCTCTTTGAGCTTCGTGGGCTTTCCGACCACAGGAGGGCTGGAGACAACCCTGTCCTCGACTGCCGGCGGAATGATCACGCTGTTCCTTGAGAGCGGCGCGATTGTCGGACGTGACGCCGATGGCGGCGACCCGGTGCTGACGATCGAGATCGTGGAATCCCCTGCGGATTCCGGGCTTTACCAGCTGCAAACCACGCTTTACGAGGCGCTGGATCACGGCGATGACGGCAATGAGTTCGACTCCGCTCTGGACCTGCTCCTTGCTGACGAAGGCGCCATCAAGCTGCAGTACGAGGTGACCCGCACCGACGCCGACGGCGACAGCGTGACCGAAAGCGCGGCGGTGAACCTGATCGATGACGCCACTTCCGTTTTCAGCTTTGACGACGACGGCCCGACCCTGACGGTGGTGGCCGAGGTTTCGGAACAGGAAGGGGCGCAGCTTGCGATGAATCTTGACGAGACCGTGGGTGATGATCGTGGGGCGGATGCCGACGGAAACGATGACGATGCAAGTCCTGCCCTTGCACAGGTGACGAGCAGTGTGAGCGGAGGCCTGACGAGCCTGTTTGCCGCCCTCGGCGGCGACTACGGTTCCGACGGAGCCGGCACGACCACGGGCTCTTTGAGCTTCGTTGGCTTTCCGACCACAGGGGGGCTGGAGACAACCCTGTCCTCGACTGCCGGCGGAATGATCACGCTGTTCCTTGAGAGCGGCGCGATTGTCGGACGTGACGCCGATGGCGGCGACCCGGTGCTGACGATCGAGATCGTGGAATCCCCTGCGGATTCCGGGCTTTACCAGCTGCAAACCACGCTTTACGAGGCGCTGGATCACGGCGATGACGGCAATGAGTTCGACTCCGCTCTTGACCTGCTCCTTGCGGACGAAGGCGCCATCAAGCTGCAGTACGAGGTGACCCGCACTGACGCCGACGGCGACAGCGTGACCGAAAGCGCGGCGGTGAACCTGATCGATGACGCCACTTCCGTTTTCAGCTTTGACGACGACGGCCCGACCCTGACGGTGGTGGCCGAGGTTTCGGAACAGGAAGGGGCGCAGCTTGCGATGAATCTTGACGAGACCGTGGGTGATGATCGTGGGGCGGATGCCGACGGAAACGATGACGATGCAAGTCCTGCCCTTGCACAGGTGACGAGCAGTGTGAGCGGAGGCCTGACGAGCCTGTTTGCCGCCCTCGGCGGCGACTACGGTTCCGACGGAGCCGGCACGACCACGGGCTCTTTGAGCTTCGTTGGCTTTCCGACCACAGGAGGGCTGGAGACAACCCTGTCCTCGACTGCCGGCGGAATGATCACGCTGTTCCTTGAGAGCGGCGCGATTGTCGGACGTGACGCCGATGGCGGCGACCCGGTGCTGACGATCGAGATCGTGGAATCCCCTGCGGATTCCGGGCTTTACCAGCTGCAAACCACGCTTTACGAGGCGCTGGATCACGGCGATGACGGCAATGAGTTCGACTCCGCTCTGGACCTGCTCCTTGCGGACGAAGGCGCCATCAAGCTGCAGTACGAGGTGACCCGCACCGACGCCGACGGCGACAGCGTGACCGAAAGCGCGGCGGTGAACCTGATCGACGATGCCGCCTCCTTCTTCAGCTTTGACGATGACGGCCCGAGCATGGTTGTGGGTGCGATCGCCGAAAGCGGGCTGACGCTGACAACGGACGACGCACAGACCATTGGTGCTGATTTCGATACGGACAGCGTTAATTTTGCCGCGGCCATACAGTCTGCGGTGACTCCGCTTTACGGTTCGGATGGCTCCGGCGGGACGGTGATCAGCGGTTTCGAATTGGCCATCAGTGGCGGTGGCGAATTGGATTCCGGGCTGAACAGCAACGGACTTGATATCATCCTGTCCAAGGACGGTGATGACGTAGTAGGACGAACCACTGCGGGCGAAGTCTTTCGGATCTCCGTGGATTCGACCGGAACAGTGGTCTTGAAGCAGTCGGCCGAAGTCGACCATATCGAAGGTACGCCCAATGATGATCTGATCAGCCTGGCGGATTCCAAGGTTTTCCTTGAAGCCACGGCGACCGTCACCGATGGAGACAACGACGTGGCGACCAGGACGCTCAGCGTGGATCTGGGCGGGAATATTCGCTTTGTCGACGATGTCCCGAGCGCTGAAAACGACTCCGTTTCCGCAGCTGAAAACTGGACCGGGGCCAAGACCTACAACCTGATGCTTATCGTCGACAGGTCGGGCAGCATCAACCAGACCGAGATGCAGGCCGCCGTGGTGGCCATGAACAGCCTCCTCGACAAGTATGCCGAAGTGGCCCTGGGCGGCGAGGCCGGAGTCCAGGTCCAGGTGGTCACGTTCGCGGTGGATGGAACATTGGTGCATGGCTCGCCGGTTTCAATCGCGGAAGCCAAGGCATATCTGGACATCCTCGACAATAGCGGCGGCAGCGGCAACACCAACTACGACGCGGCGGTGGCGGCCGCGACTCCCGCCATAGACGGCTGGCCAGTGGCAACAGCAGATCATGACAACGTGGTCTACTTCATCTCCGATGGCGCTCCCACAGTCGGCAATGGCACTGTCGGTCTGACCAATGCGGAAGAAGCCGCCTGGGAAACAACGCTGGAGAGCCGTGGAGCAACATCCTGGGCTATCGGCGTCGGCACCAGCAACGCCGTTGACGATGATCTGGCCGACGTGGCCTACCCGGATGGAAACGTCCTGTTGGCCAGCAACTTCAACGACTCGCTGCTTGACGCCTTGATCGGCACCGTGCCGGTCCCGACAACAGTCAGCGGCAACGTCCTGGACAACGACGCTTCGGGCGCGGATGGCTGGAATTCCCCGGCTCTGGTTTCGGCCAGTTTCGGCACAGACACACATGTCTTCTCTTCGCCCACTGATTCCCACACCTTTGACCTGGGTCTTGTCGGCTCGGTGCTCCTCAGGGGTGATGGAAGCTACATCTTCACGCCCGCCGAGGACGTGCAGGACGACATCTTCGCCGACCTTCTCTATACGGTTCGCGATGGTGACGGCGACGAGACTGGGGCAACCTTACGGCTGACCACCACGGATCTGAGCGAAGTCACGGCGGTCGGCGACACGGTCACCGTCATCCCCAGCATTCCCTGGGATGGCAATAGCGCCTTTACGGATAACGGCTCCGGAGTGCAGGAAGTCTATGACATCCAGTCAGTGCCTTTCGAAGTTGATGCCGGAGACTCGATCTATCTGACTCTTGAAGTGTCCGAGTTCATCAATCCTCCAAATTCGGGAGGTCAGGGTACGGACAGGATAAAGGTCGATATACTCGACGAGTTTAACACCGTCCGGGCGTCAGTGGTTCTTGAGTACGAGAATAATGCCTGGACCGCGACGGGTGATGGTGTGATAGGTTCCTCGTCGCTTTCCGGAGGCATCGCGACTCTCAATCTCGTAATCGACGGCGTGCCTGCCGGTGCCAATTTGAGGGTGGCCATAGATGTCAACAACCGGACCCCCGGCAATGAGAAGCTGACGGTACAGGCCACCACGCTTGTGGTCGGCGAAGGGGCCGAGTCCTCGTTCTGGCCGAGCGTCGGCACGGCTGCCATGGCTGTGCCCATAACCGGGGATCTCTTCGCCAACGACGCCCTCGGCGCTGAAGGTGCAAGCATCATGGCCGTGGCAGTGGGCGGTCTGGTCTTCACCGACGACAACAGCGACGGTCTCATCGTTGCCACCGGCTCCTATGGAGTGGTTACGGTCAACACCCTGACCGGCGCTTTCGAGTACGCGCCCAATACGACGGGGTCGGTGCCGGATCTCGGGGATTCCGATGTGTTCACCTACACGGTGGCGCAGGCTGACGGAGATTCGTCCATGGCCGATCTGACCATCAACTTCGCGGGCGCCGTCGGACAGACCGGCACCGGAAACTCCGAGACACTGGTGCTGTCTGTGGACACAGGCGGTTCCATGAGCGGCCTTGGCGGAAACGACCATCTGATCGGCGGCGAAGGTGACGACAGCCTCTATGGTGGCGACGGCTCCGATGTTCTTGAAGGCGGCCTGGGTAACGATTACCTCGGTGGCGGCGCGGGCAGCGACTTCCTGTCCGGCGGCGCGGGCAGCGATACCCTGGTGGGCGGTGCAGGTGATGACGTCATGACCGGCGGCGCCGGGCAGGATGTCTTCCGGTACATGGCCGGCGATCTGGCAAACGCCATTGACGGCGACACCATCACCGACTTCGAGTTGGGCGCAGGCGGAGACAGCCTCGATCTGCAGGCCTTGCTCACCGGCGCGACTGCGGGCACCCTCGATCAGTACCTCGACTTCACGGTGACGAATATCGCCGGAGGGGAGGCCACGGTCGAGATCAACGTGGATCCCGCCGGAACGGGCAATCATGCCACCACTCTGGCGACCATCACGGTCACCGGTGTGGGGGCAGGGGATACCGCCGACAGCATCATAGATACGATGATAAATCACAACATAGACATCTAA